In the Agromyces flavus genome, ATGATCTGGTTCAGTCTCGTCGGCACGCGGCGGGCGAAGGCGTTCCTCGCCGAGCGACCCGACGCGGTCTCGATCTGCCACAACAACGCGATGGTGGGCGACATCTACGTGAATCATGGCGTACTGCTCGCTGCGATGCGGGCGCGCGGCAATTCGGCGTTGCGGTTCCTGCGCGACCCGACGCACATCTTCACGCATGCCCGCGACCTGATCCGGTACCGCTCGGATGTCCACCGTCGCATCGTCGTCCTGAGTGAGCCGGAGGCCGACGTGCTCAGGCGCACCTACGGCCGCGTCCACCCGCCGATCACGGTGATTCCGAATGGCGTGGACCTCGACCGGTTCCGCCCGCCGAGCGATGTCGAGCGCCGAGAGGCGCGCGAGCGGTTCCGGCTCGACGATGAGGACCGCGTCGCCGTGTTCGTCGGGCACGAGTTCGATCGCAAGGGCCTGCCCCTCGTGCTCGAGGCGCTCGCGGCGGCGTCCACCGTGCTGCTCATGGTCGTCGGCGGCAATGCCAGGCTGCTCGCCCAGGCGCAGGCGGCCGCGACGCGACTCGGGGTGGCGGATCGGGTGCTGTTCGTGGGCCAACAGGGCGACGTGCGACCGTTTCTCGCGGCAGCCGACATGTTCGTCTTGCCGAGTCACTACGAGTCGAGCGGTCTCGTCTTCCTCGAAGCCCTCGCGAGCGGGCTCCCCGTCGTCGCGACCCGGGTGGGCGCGGCCGCCGAGCTCGTGCGAGACGGCCAGAACGGCTTCCTGGTGGGCGGGGATCCCCGCGACATCGCCGATCGGCTCGAGCATCTCGCGGCTGAAGACCTCGCACCCTGGCGCGAACGCGCACGTGCGAGCGTCGCGGGCTGGACGTGGACGGACGTCGCGCGCCGGTATCTCGAGTTGGCCGAGCAGATCGCCGCCGAGCGGGCGCCTTCAGGGGCGTCGTGACGGGCGCGCGTCAGACCGGCGTCGGCCTGCGCAGCACGCTCCGGTACACGCGCTCGGTTCCGGCGGCCTGGGCGCGCAGTGAGAATCGCCGCTGCTGCACCGAGTGCATCACCACTCCGAGTGCCGACCGGGAATCGTCGTCGTCGGCGAGGCGCCGCAGCATCCGCGCGGCGTCGTCGGGGTGGTCGACGGCGAACAAGCACCGATCCTCGAGTCCTTCGAACACGTCGAGATGTCCGGCTGCGCCAGCCGCGACGACCGG is a window encoding:
- a CDS encoding glycosyltransferase family 4 protein, translated to MRIVQIVPFVGPGSGVAGVAWNLDRELRALGVDVENFTLATAARGLREVRVRGWRTARIAQAQRMIWFSLVGTRRAKAFLAERPDAVSICHNNAMVGDIYVNHGVLLAAMRARGNSALRFLRDPTHIFTHARDLIRYRSDVHRRIVVLSEPEADVLRRTYGRVHPPITVIPNGVDLDRFRPPSDVERREARERFRLDDEDRVAVFVGHEFDRKGLPLVLEALAAASTVLLMVVGGNARLLAQAQAAATRLGVADRVLFVGQQGDVRPFLAAADMFVLPSHYESSGLVFLEALASGLPVVATRVGAAAELVRDGQNGFLVGGDPRDIADRLEHLAAEDLAPWRERARASVAGWTWTDVARRYLELAEQIAAERAPSGAS